The Tetrapisispora phaffii CBS 4417 chromosome 5, complete genome genome segment CTACTATAAAACTGGTCCTGCTTTAATGACTTCATTTGTTGCCTTGTCCTCATaagttttaaaattttcattaaacaACTTACCTAATCTTTGTACAGCAGTCATGTAATCTTCACTAGAATCAGTCCAACTACCTGCTggatttaataattcagatGGAACACCATTAGCATTTTTTGGAATTTGTAAATTAAAGATAGGTAAAGTTTCATATTCTTCATTCTGTAAACTGCCATCGTGAATAGCATCTAATATGGCTCTTGTGTACTTTAGAGGGCATCTGCTACCACCCGAAACGTAAGAGGATCCAGTCCAACCAGTATTTAATAGCCAAGCATTAGCTTTATGTTTGTCCATCTTTTCTGCTAACATTGAGGCATACTTCATTGGGTGTAGTGCTAAAAATGGTTGTCCAAAACAAGAAGAGAAGGTTGGTTGTGGTTCGGTAACACCGACTTCGGTTCCCGCCATTTTGGAAGTATAACCAGAAATGAAGTGATACATGACTTGTTCTGGTGTTAGTTTTGAAACAGGAGGTAATACACCAGAAGCATCACAGGTTAGAAGAATTAAGTTTGTTGGATGTTTATCTGCTAGACAAGGAATCTTTGCGTTTGAAATGTAATCAATTGGGTAGGCGCATCTTGTATTTTCAGTAATTGTTGAATTATCATAATCTACTTCATGTGTCTCTTCGTCATAAATACAATTTTCCAGTACAGATCCGAATTTGATGgcattaaaaatatcaggTTCCTTTTCTTTACTTAAGCCAATACACTTTGCATAACAACCGCCTTCAATGTTAAAAACACCATTATCGGACCAACAGTGTTCATCATCACCAATCAGTTGTCTATGTGGATCAGCAGACAGTGTTGTCTTACCTGTACCACTCAAACCGAAGAATAAAGTTACATcaccattattattttcttgatTAGCAGATGAATGCAATGTCAATACATTATGATAAATTGGCATTAAGTAAAACATAACGGTAAAAATAccttttttcatttctcCTGCATACTCGGTACCTAATATAGTCATTTccatttctttaaaattaatttcaacAGAAGTTTTTGAAGACATATCGTTTGTTAGAGAATTTGCAAAGAATTGACCTGCATTCCAAACTGTGAAATCTGGTTTACcaaaattttctaattcttctttcgTTGGTCTAATCAACATATTATTCATAAATAAAGCATGATAAGCCCTTGCACAAACAACTCTAATTTTGATTCTGTATCTTGGATCCCAGCCTACAAAAGCATCGATAACATATAGAGTATCTCTTGTGTTCAAGTAATCGACCGCTCTTTCTCTATTGATTGCCCATGTTCTCTCAGAACATTGTTTATTTACAGGTCCCCACCAGATATTATCCTTTGAAAGTTCCTCTTCAACAATACGCTTATCCTTTGGCGATCTTCCCGTCTTTACACCTGAATATGCAATTAATGCGCCGGTTGAAGATAAAGTAGTCttgttttctttcaaaCCATCTTCATACAATGTTGCCACTGGTGGGTTTCTCTTAatattaatcaattgatgGTTACTTAAATTATCACTAATAAACTCTTCTAGTAGTTTTATAGTgtcatttttgtttttgattttcGTATTGTTTTGCGATTCAGTATTTAACGATGAAGAATCATTTAAagatttgatattattaataatatcttctCTTGAAGTTTCCGTGGCAAAGATAGCtgacatttttaaaaatggatGTTAAAATCAaacttaaaaaaaaattaatagtaGTAGGAACAAAAATATGtgtgtattttttttctttaaaaaaaaattctgTTTCAAATGTGACACATTCaaatcaatttatttttatttattttagtttactttcaatatttgaatatcaaattataaacaatCTAGAATAGAGAAAATATGTGAATGTGTATATTCAATCTTTAATTGATCTAAATTTcaaatgtttatatatgacttatttattcaattatttattgatttctttttttttccCTTGTAATTAGGGTCTTAATAGTAACGacacaaaaacaataaataataaaatgattCACACTCCGAGCATCCCGGCATTAGCAGATATAGTATAGTCAGTCGATGCTAAATAAAGACTTAAAAGTGTTAATAGTAAGAGTACGCACTAATACTATTCAACTTAAAATAATCCCATTGATCCATCCATacttttattgtttttttgaaaaccaATGAAGTTATCTAAATTGTGGTGCTGTGAGTGACAAAGTGACAAAATACAAACACAGTGGGTCGGGCAGTGTTCTTATTGTGTTTGGTGTGTTTGCTATATTTGCTATATTTAGTGCATTTAGTATATTTTGAACAATAGAAGGAATAACGACagaataattcattttattttatccaTTGGTCCATTAATCCTTTTCGAGTGATCCAATCTTAACTTGGACTCTAAGCGTATATAGGAAGATagaattttaattgaaatggACGAAATACACTTTTTCTGCATCTGTCATTTTTTGCTTCATTTTGTAGCAACAATTACGTTACTGTTCACTCAGTTTAAATGTGCGCGTCGGAGTGGGCAGGGCACCCTTAATTTTCCCATTGATCCGGTCGAGTCTATGAGGTCTCGTGGGTCTCGCGGGGCTGGGTTCCCGCTGGCAGTGAAAATGGaaaattgtattttttgaaaatgaagcGAAGAGTCTGAGTGGGTTGACTAAACTTGGGTATGAGGAAATAGAAGAAGTATACTATACTGAGATGGTTCTTTATGGAGAGGGAGGGTAAATGATTATTTACACTGGCTATGGTGACAGGAATTTTTTGACGTATTGATATATTGGCGgctaatttttttataatatacatatacacacacatgtatatatatatatatatgtgtgtgtttGTTTTGTAGAGCTAGCAATGATTGGTTTTTTAATATGACAACACTACCCAATGAAGTCAAGGTTGATAATTGACCACAAGAGGTTGGTGAGTCATTTGGATTCAAGGaaaaagaataagaaaGCTATTTCTGAATTACTAGctacaaaaaaaaagtacAATAAAACATATTCTAAACtcaaattgaataataatttccataattttaaatgtaGTAGTGCTTCTGTCTCAGATTTGAGATTGTCgatcaataaatttaacatGTTATTGAAAGCATCTTCCAATAAATATGATGAAATTCATGAcattaattcaattgaaaaactaTCGCaaaatgaattcattgttACCACAATTGACAGTAAGACATTAATTTTAcattcaaatgaaaaaaatgttgttaattcaaataattatacTTTGAAATACCAACAGGTTGCTATAAATTcgaaatattatttatctttatataatgatttaaattGGTATTTGGATTGGAAATTTTAtgacaaaataaaaacattacTTAAGgcatacatacatacataaatataaatatattgtgttatagttgttgtttttatgaataaattaaagttaTCATTTATTATGATTTAAATGTATTTATACATTGATTAATTAATAGCTAGTTTATTATGACCTTCTTCCATCGTTCTAATATAATTAGCCATAGAGAAGATAAATCTCGTACTGAAAGTTTTGATCTTTCTGTCCATTgctttatttttcattgtaATATCATCAGTTACCAAAATAATA includes the following:
- the PCK1 gene encoding phosphoenolpyruvate carboxykinase PCK1 (similar to Saccharomyces cerevisiae PCK1 (YKR097W); ancestral locus Anc_5.708) — translated: MSAIFATETSREDIINNIKSLNDSSSLNTESQNNTKIKNKNDTIKLLEEFISDNLSNHQLINIKRNPPVATLYEDGLKENKTTLSSTGALIAYSGVKTGRSPKDKRIVEEELSKDNIWWGPVNKQCSERTWAINRERAVDYLNTRDTLYVIDAFVGWDPRYRIKIRVVCARAYHALFMNNMLIRPTKEELENFGKPDFTVWNAGQFFANSLTNDMSSKTSVEINFKEMEMTILGTEYAGEMKKGIFTVMFYLMPIYHNVLTLHSSANQENNNGDVTLFFGLSGTGKTTLSADPHRQLIGDDEHCWSDNGVFNIEGGCYAKCIGLSKEKEPDIFNAIKFGSVLENCIYDEETHEVDYDNSTITENTRCAYPIDYISNAKIPCLADKHPTNLILLTCDASGVLPPVSKLTPEQVMYHFISGYTSKMAGTEVGVTEPQPTFSSCFGQPFLALHPMKYASMLAEKMDKHKANAWLLNTGWTGSSYVSGGSRCPLKYTRAILDAIHDGSLQNEEYETLPIFNLQIPKNANGVPSELLNPAGSWTDSSEDYMTAVQRLGKLFNENFKTYEDKATNEVIKAGPVL
- the VPR1 gene encoding Vpr1p (similar to Saccharomyces cerevisiae YIL152W; ancestral locus Anc_5.707); the encoded protein is MKSRLIIDHKRLVSHLDSRKKNKKAISELLATKKKYNKTYSKLKLNNNFHNFKCSSASVSDLRLSINKFNMLLKASSNKYDEIHDINSIEKLSQNEFIVTTIDSKTLILHSNEKNVVNSNNYTLKYQQVAINSKYYLSLYNDLNWYLDWKFYDKIKTLLKAYIHT